CGCGCTACTGTAACCGCTTGAGCCGGCCCGGCCAACGGTGTCCCGCCGGGATGCCGTCGACGCGCACGGGCTGCCCCGGGAGACGACCATGCTCTATCGTGGAAGCTGTCACTGCGGCGACGTGAAGTTCGAGGCGGAAGGCGACCTGCAGGGCGTGATGGCCTGCAACTGCTCGATCTGCCGGCGCAAGGGCGCGCTGATGTGGTTCGTGCCGCGCGATCACATGACGCTCCTCACACCCGACGAGAATCTCGCGACCTACATGTTCAACAAGCACGTGATCCGGCATCGCTTCTGCAAGCGATGCGGGATTCACACGTTCGGCGA
This window of the Burkholderia cepacia GG4 genome carries:
- a CDS encoding GFA family protein, with the translated sequence MLYRGSCHCGDVKFEAEGDLQGVMACNCSICRRKGALMWFVPRDHMTLLTPDENLATYMFNKHVIRHRFCKRCGIHTFGEGTHPNGTEMAAINVRCLEDVDIDALPVTHYDGRSH